The following is a genomic window from Candidatus Margulisiibacteriota bacterium.
TTATATGTAAGTCAAAAATTCATCGGGCAACGGTATCCGACAAAAACATTAACTATGAAGGAAGTATTACTATTGATAAAAAATTGTTATTGCTGTCAAATATTTTCCCTTACGAAAAAGTTCAGGTAGTTAATATAAATAATGGGAAAAGATTTGAAACATATGTGATTGAAGGAAAAGAAGATAGCGGCGAAATATGTATGAATGGCGCAGCGGCAAGACTTGTTGAGCTAGGGGATAAGATCATTATTATAGCCTATGGCATGCTCTCTGATGAAGAAACAAAATCTTTTTTGCCTTCCGTTGTCTTGGTAGACGAAAAGAATCAACCGATTGCAAAATAAAATATTACAGACAATTATCGATATTTTTCTCTTAATGGTTTAAATAATTATTAATTTATTATAAATACCTGGTTTTTTGTTGTTTTTTTGATTGTTATATTCGAGATAAAAAAGAGCAATTATTAAAAACTAGTCAATAACCTAGAAAATAGTTGGGTTTGTCTTGACTCTGCAATTTTTTTTGTGATAATATTTATTATAAGTAAAGAGAGTAATCAAAAATAAAAATAATTATTAGAAGCAGGAAATATTTTGAATAATAAATTAATAACATTATTTTTTCTCATAATGATTATAGGCGGTATTGTTTATGCAGATTCTTTATGGAAAGAAGAATCAAAATCGCCGTATGTAAGAAATAATCCATTAAAAGTAGGCGATATTATTACAGTCGAAATAATCGAATCAACTACAGCGTTACAACAAGCACAGACTGATTTATCAAAGAAATCTGATGTTAATATTGATATATCCTCATCATGGGAGAGGATAGCGAACATAGTTTCCGCTACAAATTCAAAAAGCGAACGACATGATAATAAAGCTGAATTATCAGGCGGGGATGATTATAGAGGAAAAGGACAGACAACCCGGAAGAGCGTAGTTAAGGCCAAAATCACGGTGATGGTAACGGGAAAGATTGATGATAACATTTTTGATGTAGAAGGTACTCATCAGGTCAAAGTGAATGATGAAATGGAAAAGATATATATTAAAGGAAATATTAGAAAACAAGATATTTCAAATGAAAATACTGTTTTCTCTAACCAGATAGCAAATGTGCAAATATCTGTTGAGGGTAACGGTACAGTTTCTTCTAAACAGAATCCTGGTATTATGACAAGATTATTTGGATGGTTGTTCTAAGGTAATTAAATTATTTTTTTTACGAAAGAGATTGTATATGAGACGTAATTATTTAATAAAGGTATTTTGTATAATATCTCTCGTTCTTTTAGTTGATGTAGGCAATGCTGCAAATGTCAGAATAAAAGATATTGGAAAAATTCTTGAAGCTCGTGATAATCAGATTATGGGCTTTGGTCTTGTGGTTGGTCTGAAAAATACCGGTGATTCTTCCAGGACGGAGTTCACTAAAATTGCACTAGGTAATTTGCTCAACAACATGGATATCACTAGTCTGTCGGATTCATCATTCAAAAGCAAAAATGTTGCTGCTGTAATGATAACAGCAGATTTGCCGTCCTTTCTAAAGCCTGGGCAGAGAATTGATGTTGCTGTTTCTTCACTCGGTGATGCTCGTAGCCTTAAAGGAGGAACATTGCTTCTGTCCCCACTCAAGGCAGCTGATGGAAATGTATATGCAGTAGCTCAGGGAGCTTTGGTTGTCGGCGGAATTGATGAATCTTCCGCAGAAACAGTATACGCCAGGAATCAAACTACGGTTGGAAGGATTAATGGCGGAGCAATTATAGAAAAAGAAGTTCATGTCGATCTTACATCAAAAAAATATTTGACAATAGTGCTCAATAGCCCTGATTTTACGAATGCCTCAAGAGTGTCGTATGCAATTAATTCTTCAGGCATGGCAAGAAGTAAAGCAAAAGATGCAAGTACTATTGTTGTCGAATTAACTGATGATTACAAACAAAATATTGTAGATTTTATATCTAGAATTGAAAAACTATCAATTAATCCGGACGCAATTGCGAAGATAGTTATCTCAGAAAGAACAGGCACTATAGTTATTGGAGAGAACGTTAAGCTAACTGCGGTGGCGGTAACTCACGGACAAATAAGCGTAAAGATCGATAATGATGAACTTCTGCACCAAACTAACATTAAAGTATATGAGAAACCATCTAAGCTAGTACAAGTCTCCTCAGGAGCTAATCTAGCGAGTCTGGTGAAAGCCTTGAATGCAATAGGAACTACGCCTCAGGATCTTATTTCAATATTGCAGGCAATAAAAAAAGCAGGAGCTTTGACAGCGGAAATAGAGATTATTTAAAGGAAGCCTTAAATGAATAATTTGAGTATTGATCCTATGCAGAGATATGAGTACCTAGATCTGATTGACAAGCAGAAGCGAGTCAATAAAAGTAATACAAACGAAGAATTTTTAAATATGGTTATTGAACAAATTTTTTTGAGCAAAATATTAACAACGAGCAGCCATATTAATGATAATACCGATAGCGAAGAGCCGGAGGATGTAGTGACTTTTCAAAAAAATGGAATTATGGATGACTATTTTAAGCAAAATGTTATTTCGCAATTAACAGAATCAGATTCATTTGGATTACTAGATGCACTAAAAAAACGGGGATTTAGTAATGACGTTAAATGAAGCTGCTGAAACTGAGAATAAAGCAAAAACAATTGCGAAACTAGGTAAACTGAACGATAGTGTAGTTAAAGAGCATTTAGCAATGATTCAATCAATTTCGGCTAGTATTGCAGCTGGTGGAAAGCTTCCTCCTGGTATTTATTTTAATGACTTAATAAGTTATGGATATGAAGGTTTTCTTAAAGCTTATAGTAGTTTTGACCATGAAAAAGGCGCTCAATTTCAAACCTATGCAGCCTATCGGGTCCGAGGTGAAATATTAGATAGATTAAGAAAAGAATGGAAATATAGAAATCCGATCTCATACAAGTCTGTTCAGGCTAAGATTCAGGATAAAATCACCGAAGTTGTGCAAAGTACCTTAGAAATAGAGCAGGAAGGCGATCCTGAACCTAAAGAAGTTGGTGCAGAAGACGAAAAAAAAAGAAGAGCTGCCGACATCATTGCCAACTCCGCTGTAGTTTACATGTTGTCCCTAGATAATGAAGAAATTAAAGGACAATTGATTGGACAGGGGGATATCGCCGAAGAGTTGTTTACTGAAATGGAATTTTCAAACGAAAGAAAAATATTATGGGAAGAAGTTACCTTATTAACTGATCAGGAAAAAGATTTTGTCTACCTTTTTTATGAAAAAGAAAAAACACAAAAAGAAATTGCAGAGATTATGTCCGTGTCAAAAAGTAAGGTAAGCAGGTTGCATGTGAAAATCTTAAAAAAATTAAGAAACCGTCTTACTAAAAGATTAAACAATTAACACAGGGTGAAAAGAATGAGTATATTTAACCCATCAGTTGAAAAGTTAGAGAATGGTATTCAGAACTGTGCAAAAACACAACAGGATATTGCCAAAAATATTGCCAATTTAAGCAATCCAAATTATGTTCCGAAGACGTTTGATAAAGAATTAGCTGAAGCACAAGGACGACTTGATAGAAAAGTGCTTATTGAAGATGAAATGACAAAAATGAGTAAAAATAGTGTTCGTTATAACACCTATGTTAAATTATTAACTATGAGATATCAAAACATAAGAAAAGTTGTTACGCTAGGTAAATGATTATGCATCGTTATTTTATCATTATTTTTTTATTGTTTTTTTTTAATTCCTCTAGTTATGCAAAAGAGGGTATTGAAAAAGCGCTTGATACCAGTTCCAAGGCGATTATCGTTCAACAGGCACGAATGCAGATAATCGCAGAGAATATTGCAAATATAAACACAACCAAAACAGCTAATGGCAAACCCTACAGAAGGAAAGATGTTATAATAAAAGAAACTACAGAAAGTGTCAAAATTGCGGGTGTTTATGAAGATAAAGAACCCTTTTTAAAGGTGTATGATCCAGGACATCCTGATGCTGATAAACAGGGGTTTGTCTATTATCCAAATATCAGTATTTCGCGAGAAATGACCGACATGGCATACACTTCGAAGGTATATGATGCTAATATTGCTGTTTACAATGCTGCAAAAAACATGGCTCAGGCAATAATTAATTTAGGGAAGTAATGAAAGGATGAAAATATATAATGGATGAATTTAATGTAATTAAGAAAATAAAGTTTGGCGATGGTGAAACTACTAATTTTCTATTTAATGCAGATAAGATCAATTATATAGAACATCCCTTCCAGAAGTTTTTAGACTATGCGGTGGATTCTTTGAGCAAAACAAGTATTTCAGAAATACAAACAAACATGACACTCGATAATTATGCGGCAGGAAAGGCTTCTCTTGAAGAAGTTATGTTTTCTGAAAATAGAACTGGAATACAAATAAATATGGCAGTAACTGCAATCAATAATGTTGTTTCTTCCTTTAAAGAAATTCAACAGATGCCAATATAACTATTACGATTACCGTACTATTATAAGAACAATTACCTGTAAGTGATTTAAGTAACCCGAATAAAGGAGTATATCGTAATGGGTGAGCAAGAGAATTATGAAGAACCAAGTAGCCCCTCTAGACTATTAGGAACCAGAAGAAACATATTTATTATTATTATTATTGCTTTATCTGTAGTATTATTGATTGGTTTTTTTTCGGTTACTAAAAAATCTGCCAATTCAAGGAAAGTATATAAATATGCGGATGTATTTGAACGTCTTAGCAACGAGGAAGCAGCAAAATTAAGAGAGGAATTGAGTTTTGAAGGCATTCATTTTAAAACAAAAATTAATGGTAAATACAGCATTATTGAAATCAGAGAAGATGAAGCTGATGAAGCACGAATAAAAATGGCCCAAAAAGGGCTGCCTGAAGGTGGAGTTGTTGGCTTTGAGATTTTCGATAAAGATTCAGGATTAGGTGTTACGGATTTTGATAAACGTATAAAGTTTATTCGAGCTATTAGCGGTGAGTTATCAAGGAACATATCTCGTATTAGTTCTATTGATAATGCAAGAATACAAATAGTATTACCTGAAGAAAAAATATTCTCCATGAAAAAACCGGAAGTAACTGCATCCGTATTAGTTCAAAGAAAAAAAGGCGCAATTATAACTGTTGAGCAGATTCGTGGAATTATGCATTTGTGTGCGGCAAGTGTTGAGTCACTCAAGCCTGAGAATGTCGCAGTAATTGATATGGAAGGTCATATTCTAAGCGAAAAAGTGCTTGATGTCGGTAATGGCTCTAACCAAAAAGACGCAAAACAAAAAAGCGATGAGGATTCTGACGAAAACACTGGAACTATCGATAACTTTGAACAAGCAAGTTTAACCCAAACGGATGAATTGAATAGCAAAGATAATCTTTACAATAAAGAGTCGGTTGCAACTGGCAACCAGGTAGAAACGAAAGTAATTAATAATTCTACAACTGATTATTTAATGATGAAAGTAAATATTGAGCAAGATTTTACTCAAAAAATTAATAAAGTATTAAATAAATTATATCCGGTAGGGAGCGCTTCCCTTATTACATCGGTTGAATTATCTAGTAAGTCAGGCAGCTCAATACCCAGAGTATCAGGAATAAATGTTCTGATATTGATTGATTCACGTAGTGTTAATCTTACGCAATCTCTAAAAAATATTACATTTAAATCTGTAGCCTCGGTTATCGGTTATAAAAAAAATCGAGACAATATTGAACTTCGAACTACTGCTTTTGCTAAAGTAACCTCTGATGAACTGAATAGCAAATCAGTTGCAAAAGTTTTTGATTCTGAGAAAAAGAATACGAAGAAAAAGATGGAAGATAGTGATAAAGGCAAAAAATTATATAATGCAAAAACCACTCCATTATATGAGAAAAAACACTCGAACAACAAAGAAACTAAATTCTCAAATTCCTCAATAAACCGAAATTCTTATAATAGTGTAAGCTCTAAAAAAGCAAAGCAAAAGGAATTAATTGAAAAACAGTTCAAATATTTTAATATTAAGATTTTAGGAGCAATTCTTTTTGTACTCGCACTCCTGGTTGTTATTAGTATAATTATTAAAAGGAAGAAAGAATCGAATAATTTTTATAGTAAAGAGTTTGAAGCTTCGGTGTTTAATTCAGAACGAAACAACAAACTAGATCGGGAAGCCGAGGGCTTGGAGCAAAATGAAGAAATAGACAAGATCAAAAACTTAGTAGATGAAGATCCGGACAAAATAGCTGCAGTATTAAAAGAATGGCTAAATGATGAGAAATCCTAATGAAGGAATAATTTAATGACAAAAATATCGGGACGAGAAAAAGCGACAATTTTATTATCAATAATCGGACATCAAAAAGCTGCCCAATTATTGCGAAGACTGCCGGAAGAGGTATCAAACCTACTGGCAGCAAGAGTTGCTGAATTACCAAAACCATCTTCAAATCAAATAGCTTTTCTTCTCAGCGAACTATCAACTAATGTTCTGGAAGCACCGAAAGATGTAATGTCAATATCCTCTTCCCAGATTAAAGAAACTCCTGCGGATATAACTGAAAGCAGTCAGTCGATACAGATAGGTTCTTCAGAGGAGCGATTACTCTCTCTCCCGCCAATGAAACTCGTCAATAGATTAAAAAATGAAAAATTCAGAATACAACGATATATTCTATCAATTTTACCAGAGGGTAAAGCAAATGATATTTTGACTATCCTGGATTATAATAAAAAAAGAGCAGTTACGAATTTTGTTATTGAACAATTTGAATTTTCTGAAGAGATTAAACCTGTGATTATTGAGGCTATTCTCAGTAGTAATGAGGCTGAAAATGGCGCTAATTAAAAAAGGTTCTTTTATTGAGAAAGAAAAAAAAACGTTATCTTTTGAAAATGTTTCTCTTGAGAATAGTCATCGATTCGACTCAACTGATGAGGAAAAACTATCGATAAATCAGTCATTCGTAAATAACTCTAGTAATGGCAGTGGGGCAAGTCTGCCTGATAGTACCAAGATTTCAACTGTTACTGATAACAAGGATAATTCCCAAATAGATCTATTAAAAAAAGAAAAGCAATTAATTGAACAAGAGATTATAAATTTAAAGCTTAGGGCAGATGAAGAAATTTCGATCCTAAGGAAAAATGCAATAAGTGAAGCTGAGATAATTAAAAATGATGCCAGGGAAGAAGGTTACAATACTGGAAAGATAGAAGCAGAACAGCAATATACGCAAAAGATAGCAGAAATCGGGCAAGCTGTGAATAGCATAATGGATCATAAGAAAAGTATTATTAAAGAGACTGAAGGCGAGCTACTAAAACTTAGTATAAAAATTGCAGAACAAATTATTAGAAGTGAAATATCCTTAAATCAGGGGGTTGCATTAAACATTGTTTCCGAAGCAATCACTAAAATCACTGATAGGGATCGAGTAATGGTTAAAGTGAGTAAAAGTGATTTTGATTTCGTACAAAAAAACAAAGATAGAATAATGACTATAATGGATGACATAAGAAATTTAACAATCCAGGAAGATGGAAGCATTGAACCGGGAGGCTGTATTATTGAAACCGATCTAGGATATGTTGATTCCAGGGTTTCGATCAAATTGGAGGCAATAAAGGCAGCTCTGCTTAAGCTTTATAACAACAACAATCCCATGGCTAACAACAATATGATAAATAATCCACAACTTTCTCCAATAACGCAACCGAAAGTACAGTTTTCACAATCTCTTCCTATTGCTCAGTTAACAGAAGAAAAAGTTCTTAACGAAGATATCTACAACCAGGCTGAAACAATTGACGAGGATGATGACGACGATTTATTTGACTTTGATGATGGTGATGATTTGTTTAAATAGTATTTTTTATAAATAATTACCTGTAATATCTAAATTTCCACATAAGGATTTTCTATGCCTATTATTGATATGTCAAAGTATTATAAAATAATTGAAAAAACAGAGCTTGTAAAAGTTGTAGGCAAAGTTATTCATGTTGTTGGTCTTATTATTGAAGCTCGGGTTGAAGGTGTGAGCGTAGGAGAATTGTGCACTATTTATTTAGATGAAGGACATACTGTATACGCTGAAGTTGTTGGGTTCAAAGAAGGAAAAGTCTTGCTCATGCCTCTTGGCAGTATTGAAGGAATACGTCCTGGAAGCAAAGTTATAGCTTCGGGTCATTCTTTGCAAGTTAAGGTTGGCCAAAACTTACTTGGCAGAGTATTAGATGGACTGGGAAATCCAATGGATGGAAAAGGAGAAATTATAGCTGAAGAGCTTTATTCTCTTGATAGAGATCCTCCTGACCCGGTAATGCGGCCACGGATAGTAGATCCAATGGAAGTCGGCGTTAAAGCAATTGACGGATTACTTACTATTGGGAGAGGTCAGCGAATGGGGATTTTTGCAGGCTCAGGTGTGGGCAAAAGTACACTCATGGGCATGCTTGTTAGAAATTCTGAGGCTGAGGTTAGTGTTATATCCCTAATCGGAGAACGAGGACGAGAGGTTCGTGATTTTATTGAAGAATCCCT
Proteins encoded in this region:
- a CDS encoding aspartate 1-decarboxylase codes for the protein MLRFICKSKIHRATVSDKNINYEGSITIDKKLLLLSNIFPYEKVQVVNINNGKRFETYVIEGKEDSGEICMNGAAARLVELGDKIIIIAYGMLSDEETKSFLPSVVLVDEKNQPIAK
- the fliF gene encoding flagellar M-ring protein FliF translates to MGEQENYEEPSSPSRLLGTRRNIFIIIIIALSVVLLIGFFSVTKKSANSRKVYKYADVFERLSNEEAAKLREELSFEGIHFKTKINGKYSIIEIREDEADEARIKMAQKGLPEGGVVGFEIFDKDSGLGVTDFDKRIKFIRAISGELSRNISRISSIDNARIQIVLPEEKIFSMKKPEVTASVLVQRKKGAIITVEQIRGIMHLCAASVESLKPENVAVIDMEGHILSEKVLDVGNGSNQKDAKQKSDEDSDENTGTIDNFEQASLTQTDELNSKDNLYNKESVATGNQVETKVINNSTTDYLMMKVNIEQDFTQKINKVLNKLYPVGSASLITSVELSSKSGSSIPRVSGINVLILIDSRSVNLTQSLKNITFKSVASVIGYKKNRDNIELRTTAFAKVTSDELNSKSVAKVFDSEKKNTKKKMEDSDKGKKLYNAKTTPLYEKKHSNNKETKFSNSSINRNSYNSVSSKKAKQKELIEKQFKYFNIKILGAILFVLALLVVISIIIKRKKESNNFYSKEFEASVFNSERNNKLDREAEGLEQNEEIDKIKNLVDEDPDKIAAVLKEWLNDEKS
- the flgC gene encoding flagellar basal body rod protein FlgC, with amino-acid sequence MHRYFIIIFLLFFFNSSSYAKEGIEKALDTSSKAIIVQQARMQIIAENIANINTTKTANGKPYRRKDVIIKETTESVKIAGVYEDKEPFLKVYDPGHPDADKQGFVYYPNISISREMTDMAYTSKVYDANIAVYNAAKNMAQAIINLGK
- the flgI gene encoding flagellar biosynthesis protein FlgA (part of the basal body which consists of four rings L, P, S, and M mounted on a central rod; Bradyrhizobium has one thick flagellum and several thin flagella; the Bradyrhizobium protein in this cluster is associated with the thin flagella), with protein sequence MRRNYLIKVFCIISLVLLVDVGNAANVRIKDIGKILEARDNQIMGFGLVVGLKNTGDSSRTEFTKIALGNLLNNMDITSLSDSSFKSKNVAAVMITADLPSFLKPGQRIDVAVSSLGDARSLKGGTLLLSPLKAADGNVYAVAQGALVVGGIDESSAETVYARNQTTVGRINGGAIIEKEVHVDLTSKKYLTIVLNSPDFTNASRVSYAINSSGMARSKAKDASTIVVELTDDYKQNIVDFISRIEKLSINPDAIAKIVISERTGTIVIGENVKLTAVAVTHGQISVKIDNDELLHQTNIKVYEKPSKLVQVSSGANLASLVKALNAIGTTPQDLISILQAIKKAGALTAEIEII